GATCAGCATGTCGATGTTGCGGCGCCACTCGTCCGGATCGAGCTCCGCGCCGTCCTCCATGCGCCACCGCATCGCGTGCTGCTGGATGTTCGACGTCTGCTCGATCTCGTACACCAGGGTGCCGGGGCCGAAGCGGTGCAACGTGCCCCCGGGGACGTAGATGGTCTGCCCGGCGCGCACGGGCAGCCGCCGCATCACCGTGTCGAAGTCGCCGCGCGACAGGGCCTCGCGGAGCGCGTCGGCGTCGACCCCCGGCTTGACGCCCGCGAGCGCGGTGGCCCCCGGCCGCGCGTCCAGGATGTGCCACGCCTCCGTCTTGCCGTTCGGCTGATCCTCCAGTCGCCGGGCCGTCTCGTCATCGGCGTGCAGGTGCACGGGCAGCGCACGGGTCGCGTCGATGAACTTGGTCAGCACCGGGAACCGGGCGCCGCGCCATCCGCGCCCCATCATCTCCTCGGGGTGCTCGGCGACCAGGCTCCGCAGCGACCGGCCCGCCAAGGGTCCCTCGTTCACCTCGGCCGCCTGCCCGTCGACGTCGCTGACCTCCCAGGTCTCGGCGACGCGTCCCGGCGGCAGGCCCGTCCGGCCCAGGCGCTCGGCGATCGCGTGCCCGCCGAACACGTGGGGCATGACCGGCGTGGTCAGCCTCAGCGGATACCAGTCCATGCCGTCCCCCCGGTTCACAGGATCGGGTTGCCGCCGGTCACCGGGATCCGGGCGCCCGACACGTAGCTGCCCTCGTCGCCGGCCAGCATCACGTAGACGGGGGCGAGTTCGGCGGGCTGCCCGGCGCGTCCCAGCGGAGTCTCCGACCCGAACGACTTCACCTGCTCGGGCGGCATGGTCGCCGGGATCAACGGTGTCCAGATCGGCCCGGGCGCGACGCTGTTGACCCGGATGCCCCGGGGCCCCAGCAACTGCGCGAGCGCGCCGACGAAGTTCGCGATGGCCGCCTTGGTGCAGTCGTAGGGGAGCAGCTTCGGCGGGGGCATGTCGGAGTTGATCGACGTGGTCGCGATGATGGACCCGCCCGCCTTCATGTGCGGCAGCGCCGCCTTGCACAGGTGGAACAGCGCGGAGATGTTCGTGGCGAACGTGTAGTCCCACTCCTCGTCGGGGATCTCCTCCAGCGAGTCGCGCGTCATCTGGTACGCCGCGTTGCTGACCAGCACGTCGATCCGACCGAACGCCCCCACGGCCTCGGCGATCACCTCACGGCAGTGCGCCGGCTCCGACAGGTCGCCGCGCACCAGGACGGCCTTGCGTCCGGCGTCCTCGACCAGCCGCGCGGTGTCCCGGGCGTCGTCGTCCTCGCTCAGGTAGGAGATCAGGACGTCGGCGCCCTCCCGCGCGTAGGCGATCGCGGCGGCGCGGCCGATCCCGCTGTCCCCGCCGGTGATGACGGTCGCCTTCCCGGTCAGCCGTCCCGAACCCCGGTAACTGTCCTCACCGCAGTCGGGACGCGGCGTCATCGCCGACTGCACCCCGGGCGGCCGCTGCTGTTGCGCGGGCTGGTTCACGATGACCTCCGTGACTCTGGTCTGCCCTCGGTCCCTCCGCTCACTACCCGTGACCTGGACCTTCATCGGCGGCCGGTCGTTCTTGGCCGGGATTTGAGGGTCGTGGGCGCGGTGGCGGTCGACGGGGACGCATGGACGCCGTGGCCGTGGAGATGATGGCCGCTGCCTGCGGTTCACGAGGAGGGCCGGGAGATGCAGCCGTACACGGCGACGCTGGCCGTTGTGGGACTGGGCGCTGCCGTGATCGCGGGGGCGTACGCGTTCGCCCGACTGGCGGCGTTCCCCGGGCCGGTGGGCGCCGGTCCGTTCCTGTCGGGCGCGCGGCCGGACGAGCACGCCGTGTCCCGGTATCACGTGCGCTGGTACGCCCTGACGATGGTCTTCCTCGCCTTCGACATGGAGATGATCTTCATGTTCCCGTGGGCGCTCGTCGTGGCGGAGGTGGGGACCGAGGCGGTCGTCGAGATGTTCGTCTTCCTCGGCCTGCTCCTGGTGGGGGTGGCCTACGCCTGGCGGGAGGGCGCGCTGCGATGGGCGTGACGGCCCGACTGGCGAGATTCGCCGCCCGCCGGCCGCGTGTCCACCTCGTGACGGCGCTCGGCGGAACGCCGGCGCGCCTGAGCACCGAGGTCGTGCTGCGGCGACGCGGTTGGCCGATCGTCGCGTCGCCGACGGCCGCCGGGTTGCTGGTCGTGTGCGGCGAACCGGATGCCGTCGTGGAACGGGCGTGCGCGACCGTCTGGGACGACCTCCCGAGCCCGCGCGGCCGGGCCGTGATCCCTCCGGACGCGCCCTCGGAACGGATCACGACCCTTCTCGACGAGGCGGCGATGACCCTCGGGGACGCCGACCTCCAACGGGTGGACGCGCTCGATCACCCCATGACACCGTTCGAACCGGCGATGGCGGACCGCGGTCCCGATCGGGACGGGTTGAGGCTCGATCGGCTTCATGTGCCGCTCGGGCCGGTCCTCGCCCATTGGCCGGCGGGGCTCGTGGTGCGCACGACGTTGCAGGGCGATGTGATCGAGGAGGCCGAGATCCCCTCACGCCTCCCGACGGGCACGGACGGGGGATCGTTCTGGGACGAGCCTTGGCGGAGGAGCGCCGCGGGGGAGACGGTCTCGCGGGGCGCGGCGGAGCGTCGGAGGGCCGCGGCTCACCTGGACGGCCTCGCCCGGTTCCTCTCCCTGGCGGGCTGGGAGGCGGCGGCAGGGCCGGCCCGCCGGCTGCGCGACGGGCTGCTGGCGGAGGCTCCCGCCGGCGAGGTCGGCCCCCGGATCCGGCGGCTGTGCCGGAGGGTCGGACGGTCGCGGGTGCTCTCCTGGATGACGCGCGGGCTCGGGGTCATCGATGAGGAGCCGGTCGCCCGGTACGGGCTCGTCGGGCCTGCGGCGCGTCATCCCGGTGACGTGGCGGCGCGGATCCACGGGTGGCTGGAGGAGATCGAGGCCGCCGTCGCGCGGCTGGACGACGAAGAGGCCCTGGACGACCTCGAGGGACCGCGTGGTCCGGTGGATCAACGGCCCAGCGCGGGCCTGGTCGAGGTTCTGCCGGCCGTGGTGACGGGCGCGGAGTTGGCCGGGGCTCGGCTGATCGTGGCGAGCCTGGATCCCGACCTCGACCAGCTCGCCGTGGAGGTGGCCCGTGTCTGAGGCGACGCCGGTGTGGGCCGTCGCGGCGCTGCCCGTGGCCTTGGGCCTGTTGACGTTGGGGGCGGCGGCGTTCGACGGCGTCCTGGCGGGGAGACGGGCGGGTCACGCCGGCGTGGCGGGCGCCGCCGTCGGCCCGTTACGGGAGGCCGCGCGGCTGCTCGTGCAGTCCCGGCGCACGACGCTCGCCTCCGATGGGCTGCTGCTGAGGGCCGGTGCCGTGAGCCTGCCCGTCGCGGCGCTGCTGGCCGTGGTGGTCGTCCCGTTGGGGGACGTGGCGGTGGCCGACATGACGGTCGGCGTGGTCTGGTTCAACGCGATGGAGGTGGTGGCCTGGGCCTCGGTCTGGCTCGTGGGCTGGGGCCCGAACTCGGTGTACGGGCTGGTGGGCGGCTACCGGTTCATCGCGCAGGGCCTGGCGTACGAGCTGCCGCACATGTTCGCGCTCATCACGGTGGCGGTCGGGGCGGGTTCGCTCCAGGTGAGCGAGGTCGCCGATGCCCAGGCCGGGTCGTGGTTCGCGGTCTGGATGCCGGTGGCCTTCGTCGTCTATCTGATGTCGGTGCTCGCGATGGCGTTCTGGGGCCCGTTCGGCCAGGCGGTCGCCGACGACGTGGCCGGTGGGGCGGTCGCGGACCTGTCGGGCGTGGACCGGCTCGTCTTCCTCTCCGGAAGGTACGCGTTGTTGGTCGCCGGGGCCGCGTTCGCCGTTCCGGCGTTCCTCGGGGGAGGGGCCGGTCCGCTGTTGCCGGCGGGCGTCTGGGTGTCGGTCAAGGTCGTCGCGGTGTCGGGCGCGCTGGTGTGGGCGGGGCGGCGGCTGCCGCTGGTGCGGATGGATCGCTTCGCGCAGTTCGCCTGGGTGGTGCTGATCCCGGCCTCGCTGCTGCAGTTGCTCGTCGTGTCGATCGCGGTGCTGTGAGGGGGTGGACATGCAGGTGGTGGCGTTCTGGGTGCTCGCCGTCGGCGCGGTCGCGGGCGGTGTCGCGGTCTTCGTGGTCGACTCGATGGCGCGGGCGACGTTCGCGCTGCTGGTGTCGTTCCTGTGCGTCGGGGGCACGCTGTCGCTGATCGAGCTGCAGTACCTCGGCGTGCTGGTCGTGCTGATGATGATCATGGAAATGCTGATCATGGCGGTGTTCATGATCATGTACATGATGAACCCGGCCGGGCTGATGCCGATGACCATGGTCCACAACCCCCGGGGCGCGGCGGCGGTCGCCGGGTCGGTGTTCGCCGGGCTGGCGGCGGGCGTGTTCCTGACGCCTTGGCCGGACCGCCGGGGAACGCCGCCGCCGGATCCGACCCGGGCCCTCGGCGAGGCGATCATGGGCCCGAAGATGCTCGTGATGATGGTGATCGGCGTCGCCATCCTGGCCACGATGATCGCCTCCGTGGTCCTCGCGACCCATCGCGGCCGATATGACCGCCATGGCGACGAGTTGCGCGAGAGGCGGCCCGCCGATCCGGGTGGGGGCGGGGCATGAGCCTGGAGGCGTTCCTGCTGTCGGCCTCGGCGTTGTTCGCGGTCGGGCTGTACGGCGCGTTGTCGCAGCAGTCGATCGTGATGCTGATGATGGGCCTGGAGCTGATGGTCAACGGCATCGTGGTGGCGGGGGCGGCGTTCTGGTTCCACGTGTCGCCCACGGAGCCCGACGGGCAGGTGGTGGTCCTCGTGGCGATCACCGTGATGGCGCTGGAGATGGCCATGGGGTTCGCCGTCGTGACCGCGTTGTTCCGGGCCCGCGACGTCGACGTCACCGACGACGCGGGGGACCTCAGAGGATGAGCGTTCTCGGATGGGCGCTGCCCTTCGTCCCCGCTGTGGCGGGCGGAGTGCTCGCCGTCTGCGGACGGCGGGCCGATCGGTTCGCACCGGGCGTCGCCCTTCTCGTGGCCTGCGTGACGTTGGGCCTGGCGATCGCGGCCGCGGTGACGCGTCCGGTGGTGCGGGCTCCCATGTTCGAGGGGCTTCCGGTCGGCATGGCGGTCGACGGGCCGTCGGCCGTCATGGTCGTGACCGTCGCGGGCGCGGCGCTCGCCGTTCTGGTCTTCGCCGCCGGTGAGCCGGCGGTCGGCGAGGCGAGGGCGCGGTTCTTCGGGCTGATGCTGGTGTTCGTCGGCGCGATGCTCGTCACCGTCACCGCGACCGATCTGGCGTTGCTGCTCATGGCGTGGGAGGTCATGGGCGCGATGTCGTACGCGCTCATCGGCTTCTGGTGGCACGAGCCCGAACGGGTGCGTTCGGCGAACATCGCGTTCCTGACCACCAGGGCCGGCGACATGGGCCTGTACGTCGCGGCGGGGGCGGCGCTGGCGGGGAGCGGGACGCTCACCCTCGCCCGGCTCACGGAGGGACGTGACCCGTGGGTCGATCTGGTCGCGGCGGGCGTCGTCGCGGCGGCGCTGGGCAAGTCGGCGCAGCTTCCGTTCTCGTTCTGGCTGTCGCGGGCCATGGCCGGTCCGAGTCCGGTGTCGGCGCTGCTGCACTCGGCCACGATGGTCGCCGCCGGGGCCTACCTGCTGCTGCGGCTGGAGCCGTTGCTCGCCGCGACGGGGTGGGCGGCACCGCTGGTGGCCTGGGTCGGCGCGGCCACGGCGTCGCTGCTCGGCGCGGTGGCCCTCGCCCAGACGGATCTCAAGCAGTTGCTGGCGGCCTCGACCTGCGCCCAGATCGGGTTCATGGTCATGGCCGCCGGGGTCGGAGCGGTGGCCGGCGGGACCGCGCATCTCGTGGCGCACGCCGCCGTCAAGAGCCTCCTGTTCCTCGGAGCCGGCGCGTGGCTGACCGCGCTGGGCACCAAGGACCTGTCCGAACTGCACGGCGCGGCCCGCCGCCACCGGCTCGTGGGGATCACGTTCGCGGTGGGCGCGCTGGCCTTGGCGGGCGTGCCGCCGCTGTCGTTGTGGATCACCAAGGACACGGTGCTGACGGCGGCGGCCGAGGAGTCCACGGCCCTGTACGTCGTCGGCCTGGCGGCGGCGGTCGTCGCGGCGGCCTACGCGGTCAAGGCCCTGGCGGCGGTCGTCCGTCCCGCCGACGCGGCGACCGCGTTCGACACCGAGCAGACGGGGACCCGTCGGGTCGGCCCGCTGGAGAACGCGCCGCTGCCCCTCCTCGCGGTGGTCGCGGCGGGGTTCGGGCTCGTGGGGATCCCCGCCGTCTGGGACGCCTGGAACCGACTCGTCGGCGGCCCGGCCGAGCACGCGCCCGCACCGGTCGCCCTCGCCGTCTCCGGTGGAGCGGCCCTCGCGGCCGCGTACGCGGCGGCCCGGCTCGGACCCCGCGTCCCGCGTCCCTCGGTGTCGGCCGACTGGCTCCACTTGGAAAGGGCCGTCGACCTCATCCTCACGCGGCCGGTCCTCGCCCTCGCCGACGCCCTCGCGCGATTCGACGACAAGGTCGTCGACGGTGCCGTCCGTTCCACCGCCACGGCCGGGAGGCGACTGGCGGCCGTCGTCGATCGCGGTGTGGAGGTCCCCGTGGACGGGATCGTTCGCGGGATCGGGCGCGGTGTCGGGCACGTCGGCGATCTGGCGCGCCGACCGCAGACCGGACAGGTCCACACCTATTACGCCCAGGCCGCCGTGCTGTTGATGGTGCTGGCCGTCATCCTCCTCCTGGTCCGGTGACCGTGCTCTCCACAGCGATCTTCCTGCCGTCGCTCGTCGCGCTCGTGCTCGCCGTCCTGCCCCGGGCGACCGATCGGCTGGTCGCCCGGACGTGGATCGCCGCCTGCGCGGTCGACCTCGCGCTCCTCCTGACGTTGTGGGCGGGATACGACCGGGGCCTGGACCACGAGACGAACCTGACGTGGATCCCCTCGGTCGGCGCGGGCTACCACGTGGGCGTGGACGGGCTGTCGCTGCCGCTGCTGGCGCTGACGGGAGTGCTGTTCCTGGCCTGCGCCGTCTCTTCGCTGCGGCGAACGCGTCGGCTCCGGGCGTTCGCCGCCCTGTTCCTGGCCCTGCAGACCGTGTGCCTGGGGTTGTTCGCGGCGCTCGACCTGCTGCTGTTCTTCGTGTTCTTCGACCTGTCGATCGTCGGGATGTACTTCGTCATCGCCGGCTGGGGTCACGGCGACAACGTGCGGTCGGCGCTGAAGTTCTTCCTCTACACCTTCCTGGGGTCGTTGGCGCTGCTGCTCGGGTTCATCGCCCTGTACCTGGGGGCCGAACCGCACACCTTCGACATGGTGGAGCTGACCCGCACACCGCCGCTGGCGGACTCTCCCGGCCCGGCCGCCCTGGCGCTGCTCGCGATCGGGATCGGTCTGGCGATCAAGACGCCCGTCGTTCCCGTGCACACCTGGCTGCCGCCGGCGCACACCGACGCGCCGGCCGCCGGCTCCGCCGTCCTCGCCGGGATCCTGCTGAAGATGGGCGCGTACGGGCTGGTGCGCATCGCCATGCCCATGCTCCCGGAGGCGTGGCGGAGGTACGCGTGGCTGATCATCGGGATCGGTCTGGTCAGCGTCCTGTACGGCGCGCTGGTCGCCCTGGCACAGGAGAACGTCAAACGCCTCATCGCCTATACCTCCGTCAGCCACATGGGCTACATCGTGCTCGCCCTCGGCGCGGCCGGGGCGGTCGCGGGGGACGCCGCCGCGCATCGGCTGGCGGTGACGGGCGCCGTCACCCAGATGGTCAGCCACGGATTGATCACCGGCGCGCTGTTCCTGCTCTCGGGCGTCCTCTACGACCGCGGCCACGACTACGCGATGGGACGGTACGGGGGCCTCGCGGGGAGGGCACCGGTCTTCGCCGGGCTGATGACGGTCGCGGCGTTCGCGTCCCTGGGCCTCCCGGGGCTGTCGGGGTTCATCGCGGAGTTCCAGATCTTCACCGGCGCCATCGGCGGCGGGACCACCTGGGCGGCCGTCGCGGGAGCCGTGGCGGTCCTCGGCGTCCTCATCACGGCCGGGCTGTTCCTGCGCCTGCTGCACCGGACGCTGCTCGGCGCGCCGGGCCCGCTCACCGGCCGGATGACCGACACCCGGGCCCACGAGGTCCTCGCGGTCGCGCCCCTCCTGCTGCTGTCGCTGGTCATCGGGGTCGCGCCGAGGTTCCTGCTCGACCTGATCGAGCCCGCGTCCGCCGCCGTCGTGTCCCTGGTGGCGCGATGACCATGATGAACGAGAACCCGGCCGACCTGCTGCCGGAGCTGCTCCTGTTGGGCGCGGCCGTGCTCGGGCTCCTGGCCGGCCTGTTCCTGCCCCGCCGACGGCAGTGGGCCGTCGCGGTCCTGTGCGCCGTCGGACCGATCGCCGGCCTGGTCGCGGCGGCCCTGCCCGTCGGCGACGCGGACCTGACGACGTTCGACGCGTTCGCGATCGACCCGATCACCCATGCCGTGCGGCTCACCGTCCTGGGCGCGACCCTGCTGGTGCTGGCCCTGGCGGCGGGCCCGATGCGCGGGAACGCCCGCGAGACCGAGGCGTACGTGCTGATCCTGCTGGCCTCGCTCGGGACGATCGCGATGGCCGCCGCCTCCGACCTGCTGGTGTTCGTCGCCGCCTACCTCCTGGCGAGCATCCCCGCGTACGCCCTCGCGGGGTTCGCCAAGGACGCCCGAGGGACCGAGGCGTCCATGAAGTACTTCCTGATGGGCGCGCTGCTCGGCATCGTGATGCTGGCCGGCGTCACGCTGCTGTACGGGGTCGGCGGCGGCACCTCGTACGAGACCCTCCGGGAGGGATTGGGGGAGGCTCCCGGCGGGGTCGTCGCGGTCGGCGTGGTGGCGTTGTTCGCCGGGGTGTCGTTCAAGGCGGGTGCCGTTCCCGCGCACCACTGGGTGCCGGACGTCACCGAGGGAGCCCCGCCGGTCGTGGCCGCGTTCGTCACCACCGTCCCGAAGGTCGGCGCGCTGGCGGCGGCGTTCCGGATCGCGCAGGAGGTCCTCGCCGGCACCGCCGTCGACTGGCGGCTGCTCGTCGCCGTGGTCGCGGCGGGCACCATGACGCTGGGCAACCTCGCGGCCTTCGCTCAGACCAACGTGCGGCGGCTGCTGGCGTACTCGACGATCAGCCAGGCCGGCTACCTGCTCGTCCCGGTGGCCGTGGCGGGTCGCACCGACCTCGCCGAGCCCGCGCTGCTGTTCTACCTGGCCGCCTACGCGGTCACCAACGTCGGGGCCTTCGCCGTGGTCGTGGCGTGGGGCGGTGACGAGCTGTCCGACCACGCCGGGCTGGTACGGCGCTCGCCCGCACTGGCGCTCTCCTTGGCCGTGTGCCTGCTCGGCCTCATCGGGACGCCGCCGACCGCGGTGTTCGTCGGCAAGGTGCTGGCCTTCGCCGCCGCGATCGACGGCGCGTACACCTGGCTCGCCGTCGTCGCGGCGGTCAACACGGTCGCCAGCGTCTTCTACTACCTGCGCTGGATCGCCCCGGTCTTCGGTCGGGCCCCCGCGGAACGCCGTCCGATCGCCGGGGAGACCCTCGTGATCGCCTGCACGGCCGCCGTCCTCTCCGTGGTCCTGGGGATCGGCAGCGGTGTCGCGTTCACTCTGGGATGACGAGGATCGTCACGCGTCCGCCAGTCTGCGGGCGGGCAGCGGACCCGTGGGCAGGGCGCCGACGCCGGCGTCGCCCGCCCTCAGCAGCGCGAGGTAGCGGGACCTCGGGACGAGCCGTGCGCCCAGGAGCCTGGCGTGGTCGCCGTCCTGTTGCACGTCGACGGCGGTCCCGCCGGCCTCGGCGAACCGCCGCACCAGGTCGGCGACCGCCACCTTGCCGGCGCCGCTGCGCAGGGTGAACTGGGAGTCGGCGCTGAAGACCCTCCCGACCCGCACGCCGTACGTCCCGCCGATCAGCTCGTCGCCGTCCCACACCTCGACGCTGTGCGCGTGCCCGGCCTCGTGCAGCCGGCGCATCGAGGCGCACAGCGCGTCGGTCATCCACCGCGGGTCACGGTCGGCGCGGCAGTGCTCGAGCACCCGGTCGAAGCACGCGTCGACCGTGGTGCGCCAGTCGACCCTGTTGCGCAGGTGCTGCCGCAGGCTCCGCTGCGCCCGGGCCCGATCGACGAGGATGACCGGCCGGGGATCGGGCGAGCACCAGGCGACCGCGTAGGGATCGCGATCGCCCGCCCCGTCGAGCACCCGGATCCGCCCGGCGGCGACGTCCGCCCGGTAGGCCCTCCGACGGAGGGCTCGCCGCTCGGCGGTCGCGGTCGGGAAGGGGTACAGCCCATGCCGGTACGCGTCGAGGAGGCACTCGGGGCCCAGATCGTCATGGAAGGCGACCGGCCCGTCGGAGGGGGCCCGGGCCAGGTCGAGCGAACTCCAGATCGACATGCCGCCGGGACCCCGCCTCACCCCGCGTCGCCCCCGGCCCGTCGTGCGCGGACCGCCTCGGCGACCCTCGTCGCCGCCCGCTGCGGATCCTCGTGCTCCCAGACGCGGATGACGAGCCAGTCGGCCTCCGCGAGCAGCCGGTCGGTCTCGGTGTCCCGTCGGCGGTTGACCTCGACCTTCTCGGCCCAGTAGTCGGCGTTGGTGCGGGCCTTCGTGTGGTGCTCCGGGCAGCCGTGCCAGAAGCAGCCGTCGAGGAAGACCGCGACCCGCGCCCTCGTGAACGCCAGGTCGGCGGTGCGGCGGACGCTCCGCAGCGGCCGGAACGACACCCGGTAGCGCAGGCCGAGCGCGTGCACCGCGCGTCGCAGGGCGAGCTCGGGTTTGGTGTCCCGGCCCTTGTTCGCCCGCATGCTCTTCCGGACGCCCTCGCTGGAGGCCCCCACCGGCCTGACGGCTGCCATGCCCCCACATTAGGGACACTCGGTCGCCCTCGCGGCGGCAACGCCCGAAAAGGCGCCCACGGTCCGTTCGGAACCGACTCCGGGGTAGGATGAGCCGCCATGACCGCCCGCCCCAACAGCACCATCAATGTCATCGATCTGTTCGCTGGCTGCGGCGGTTTCACCCAGGGATTCCGGGAGTTCAGAGCCGCCCCGCACGCCTCCGCGTCGCCCTTTCGCACGGTCGGGGCCGTGGAGCTGGACATGGCCGCCGCGTCGACGTACGCGGTGAACTTCGCGGACGAGATCGGGGATTGCGGGCGCATCTTCGCCGGCCCGGAGAACGGCGACATCACCCGCTGGAATCCGGCCGTGCTCGACGTGGACGTCGACGTCATCCTCGGCGGCCCGCCCTGTCAGGGATTCTCCGGCCTGGGCAAGGAGGACCGGGACGACCCGCGCAACAAGCTCTGGCGCGAATATCTGCGCGTCGTCAACGCGCTCCGCCCCAAGGTCTTCGTGATGGAGAACGTGGACAGGTTCTTCGGGTCACCGGAGTTCCAGGAGCTCCGCCGCACCCTGAAAGAGGAGTCGGAACGCCCCGACGGACAACTCCGCGATTACCATTTGGAGTCCGGGGTCCTCAATTCCGCCGATTACGGCGTCCCCCAGGCACGCCGCCGGACGATCATCCTGGCGACGCGACGGGACCTGATCGACCTGCATCCCGACGGGACCCCGCTGACCCACCCGAGGCCCACCCACCGCAAGCAGGAGAAGACCGTCGGGGGCGCCCTCGTCGACGCCGAGGACGTCTTCGCCCCGTGGGTCCCCGCCGGCACGGTGTTCGCGGAGACCCCGAGGCGGACCCGGACCACCGAGCTCCCCGAGGGCACCGCCGCCCCGCTGGGCCAGGAGCTGCCGGGGCCGTTCAGGACGATCGACCTGCACATCGGGCGGAACCCGACCGCCCTGTCCCTGGCCAGATACGCCGCGATCCCGCCCGGCGGCAACCGGCACGACCTGCCCCCGAGGCTCTCCACGGAGAACTGGCTCAACCACCGCAGCGGCTCCGGCGACGTCATGGGACGGTTGCACTGGGATCGGCCCTCGGTGACCATCAGGACCGAGTTCTACAAGCCGGAGAAGGGCCGGTACCTCCACCCGTTCGAGGACCGGCCCATCACCCACCTCGAGGCGGCCCTGCTCCAGGGCTTTCCGCCGGACTTCCGCTGGTGCGGGAGCAAGGTGCAGATCGCCCGCCAGATCGGCAACGCCGTACCCGTCGGTCTGTCGCGGGCCATCGCGCGTCAGGTGCACGCGTACTTCGCCGCGACCGGTCGACTGAGCCGGCCGGTCATGTCCGCGTCCGCCTGAGGCGCCCCGAGACCCCGGGACGTCCGGGTCGGCCGGCGCGGGCCGACCCGGACGTCGTGGGCCGTGGGATCAGGACAGGTCGAACCGGTCCAGGTTCATCACCTTGTCCCACGCCGCGACGAAGTCGTTCACGAACTTCTCCTTCGCGTCGTCACTCGCGTAGACCTCGGCGAGGGCGCGCAGCTCGGAGTTCGACCCGAAGACGAGGTCGGCTCGGGTGCCGGTCCACTTGACCGCGCCCGTGGCGGTGTCGCGCCCCTCGAACGTGGTCGCGTCCTCCGACGTCGCCTTCCACGTCGTGCCCAGGTCGAGCAGGTTGACGAAGAAGTCGTTGGTCAGCGACCCGGGGGTCGCGGTGAGGACGCCGTGCCGCGACTGCCCGTGGTTGGCCCCCAGGACGCGGAGACCGCCGACGAGGACCGTCAGCTCGGGGGCGCTCAGGGTCAGCAGATTGGCCCGGTCGATGAGCAGGTACTCGGCCGGCAGCCGGTTGTCCTTTCCGAGGTGGTTGCGGAACCCGTCGGCGGTCGGCTCGAGCGCCGCGAACGACTCCACGTCGGTCTGCTCCTGCGACGCGTCGACCCGGCCCGGCGTGAAGGGCACCTCGACGTCGAAACCGGCGGCCTCGGCCGCCCGCTCCACCGCCGCTCCACCGGCGAGCACGATCAGGTCGGCGAGGGAGACCTGCTTGCGGCCGGTCTGGGAGGCGTTGAACGCCTTCTGGATCCCCTCCAGCGTGGTCAGCACCGTCGCCAACCGGTCGGGCTCGTTGACCTCCCAGTCGTTCTGCGGCGCGAGCCGGATGCGCGCGCCGTTGGCACCGCCGCGCTTGTCGCTGCCGCGGAAGGACGAGGCGGACGCCCACGCGGTCGCCACGAGCTGCGGCACCGACAGGCCCGAGGCGAGGACCTGGGCCTTGAGGGACGCGACGTCGTCGGCGTCGATCGGCTCGTGCGTCGCCTCGGGGAGGGGGTCCTGCCACAGCAGCGTCTCGGTCGGGACCTCCGGGCCGAGGTAGCGCACGACCGGACCCATGTCGCGGTGGGTGAGCTTGAACCACGCGCGGGCGAAGGCGTCCGCGAACTCGTCGGGGTGCTCCAGCCAGCGTCGGGTGATCTGCTCATAGATCGGGTCCACGCGCAGGGCGAGGTCGGTCGTCAGCATCGTGGGGGCATGGCTCTTCGAAGGGTCGTGGGCGTCGGGGACGGTGCCCGCGCCGCCGCCGTCCTTCGGCCTCCACTGGTGCGCCCCCGCGGGGCTCTCGAACAGCTCCCACTCGTAGCCGTAAAGGATCTCCAGGAAGCTGTTGTCCCACGTCACCGGGGTGTTCGTCCACGTGCCCTCGAGGCCGCTGGTGAT
The DNA window shown above is from Thermomonospora umbrina and carries:
- the katG gene encoding catalase/peroxidase HPI is translated as MTENHDAIVVDPKTDGEGGCPVPHGRAPHPTQGGGNRQWWPERLNLKILAKNPAVANPLGEEFDYAKAFETLDLPAVKQDIAEVLTTSQDWWPADFGHYGPFIIRMAWHSAGTYRISDGRGGAGAGQQRFAPLNSWPDNANLDKARRLLWPVKKKYGQSLSWADLMVLAGNVALETMGFRTFGFAGGREDVWEPEEDVYWGPESTWLGDDRYSGDRELEKPLGAVQMGLIYVNPEGPNGNPDPLASARDIRETFRRMAMNDEETAALIAGGHTFGKTHGAGPSDHVGADPEAASLEEQGLGWKNSFGTGKGGDTITSGLEGTWTNTPVTWDNSFLEILYGYEWELFESPAGAHQWRPKDGGGAGTVPDAHDPSKSHAPTMLTTDLALRVDPIYEQITRRWLEHPDEFADAFARAWFKLTHRDMGPVVRYLGPEVPTETLLWQDPLPEATHEPIDADDVASLKAQVLASGLSVPQLVATAWASASSFRGSDKRGGANGARIRLAPQNDWEVNEPDRLATVLTTLEGIQKAFNASQTGRKQVSLADLIVLAGGAAVERAAEAAGFDVEVPFTPGRVDASQEQTDVESFAALEPTADGFRNHLGKDNRLPAEYLLIDRANLLTLSAPELTVLVGGLRVLGANHGQSRHGVLTATPGSLTNDFFVNLLDLGTTWKATSEDATTFEGRDTATGAVKWTGTRADLVFGSNSELRALAEVYASDDAKEKFVNDFVAAWDKVMNLDRFDLS